The sequence TCTAGGCGTTGTTCTACTTACTATAAACAAAAAGGTTGAAAATATAGGTTGATTACATAGGTAAGCAGTGAGCTGGCGCTGATGGATATCCTCCTTAGCCACAACTGCAATGGCCACAAAGTGGGGGCTTCGTGAGGGCAAATGTTCTCGTTAAAACCCGGTACCTAAACTCTAATGCAGACTGCTTTGCACTATTTCAGGTGGTGGATCTGTAAGAGAATCAACAATATGACAGGAAACACTATCAATTGCAACATCAACATACGTCTTAATTTGCTCATGATCTAATAGAGTAAGCAAATAAAATCTCAGGTAACCTCCTGTTACACAAAACAAAGGACATTTAAATCCTGAAACCTGGAGATATTAGATATACATGGTGTCTTCCACATAGACCAGGAAGAAAAACAATAGTACATCAGTAGAAGCTATATTCTAATGTAATACATGTAATTTATATATCCTGGAaatataaacagaaaaagaaactgAGCAATATACACCATGCATGTTCAGATAATCATGCTTAAAGGAAGTGCAATGCATACTATGGAATCACACAGCCTAAATCCATCCTCGTCTAGAAGACTGCATTATAACCATACATCAAGAAATTAACGGAAAAGGGGGTTTGCCCGGATGACGAAAAATTGTGTGACAGGCAGCACAGAGTTTTTATATTTCCAAGCCAAAatatattacaaaaagatattaGAGACAATGGCTATGAAGAACTAAGCATCTATATGGAGTGGGGGTGAGAGACGGACCCTTCAACATTTCACTGTCCACAGTTATTCCTGAATGACATGCATTCATTCTTCATCCTAGAAGCATCGATGCTGCACCACGTTGTCAAACGTCAATGATTAATCAAACACATGTCTATAAAAAATTCTGTTTAGATATGTTGATCCTGCAAAATAAATAAATGTGTGGTCATTATTAGGAATGCATCCTGGGGTTTGCTAATGAATGGAAAGCTATAGTGCATAGGAGTCTAAATGCTACAAAGGATTCTTTCTTTGGGAACAACATATGACCACAAATGTATGCTTTTTTCCTTCAGCCTGCTTATGTTCTGGTGTTCATGACAAGTGACCTGCATTTTCACCCCTAGTGTGGTACCATTTTGTATCAGGTATATTAAAAATAAACTGTGTGGTTAGGCTCATGATTGCCAAGAACAATTACGACCTTGGTAGTGTGGCTATCAACCTGCGATGGACTAAACAATACTCTTATTGTTTCTGTATATCCAGGAACTTCATGAATTGCATTTGCGACAGTCAGGTATTAATAACCACATAAGAATGACACACAAATATAATATCTTGGTTGCATCATACATTTGAAAGATTAGGTACCTAGCAGGTTCTAGTGGGGAGTGATGATTTTGATCCTTTATCAGGTGATTCAAGAGATTCCTAAAGAATCAATACACACAGTTTCAAACCAACAAAGCAGTGCAAAAGAACAAGCGGAAGGTACCTCTTATGGCATGTCTTGTCATGCCATCGATTGGTGAAGGTGGAACTGGAGTTCAAACAATTCCATCTCTCTGCATAATTGCAATACATCCTTTCGGCTGAACCAATCATGTTTCTGAAGCCCAGGATGTTGCCACCAAGAGCATCCTTTTGCAGTTCACGTCATCAACGAAATATCATATCCCTTTCTCTTTCAAGTGTATCATCAGGTAACCTATCTTTTCATTGATCTTATTTCCCCAAATTAAGACTGTCTGAGTACCTTGCTATCGCCTACTAAAGGAACTGTTCTGTGGATTTTAACGAACTGCCTGCAGTACATAAAAGTTATATCAACTTACATACAAAAAAGGTTAAATATCTATTTCATGACTACATTAATATTTCCCTCAAGCAAAAACCTAAATAACCAGTTCTAAGTTTAGCTCAAACTTCGACTGAGTTACTGAGTCACTCATTGGTCTGTTAATAGCTTTTAAATTGCTTAACCGATCTCATCAAATAAACTATTCTCAAATACCTATAGAGAATTCCCTATAACTTTATTTCAGATGATTGCGACTAAAACTGTCTCTAACTTTGTTGAAGACAGGTAAACAGATCTTCTCACAGCCTcgttattactaaacagtagcatcGCTTCTGGCTTAACTCCTAAACTACCAATCAAATTTCAGTGAAACCAGCACCATTGGAAACATAAAAACAAGAGCTACAACTGTTGTTCTAGGAGTACATCAAAATTCCGCACAGATTATGCCCAGAATTTGAAAGAAACTTAGTGCTAATATATACTACCTAGCAGCTACGAATCTGAATATAATTCAACCTTATCTCAGCACCTACATGTGTTTGCTACAAGAGAAAAGAAACAAAATACGGACAACATCTGCAGTCTGCTGTGAGCAGATGCCAACTCCAACGGGGCTGAACCCGGGTGTCGTCCTCCTCGGTGGTCTGTGATGCAAGCTTCCTAGGTAAGCATCTAAGTGTTACAAATATACTTGTGTATTTCTACAGGGACGTAGACCTATAGTTTTTTTTAGATATGTACATAATTAAGGGAGGTTTATGGCTGATTCAGTTCAAGCAAGTCGCCTTTTCCATACTTGTTTAGAAGTGTACATACTTGTTTAAACGTTACTGCAATCCTCAGGGGAAATCAGCTATGCAGACCAAAAATATGACAAATTTAGAAGTGTGTAGTTATTACCAAAGCAATCACCAGGAAGATCAATTTGGATAACATGTTGTTAGTGTTACTTTTCTATATAAAAGAACTTAACAAATAAGAAATAACCTAGAAGATACAAAAGGAGGCACGGATATATATTTAAAAACTATAGGGAATGAAATTGGTCAGCTATCAACAAAAAGACAGGGAGTGCCCTCATAAATTTGAGAACGAGAATCACAATAATCTGATCACTACAAAATATTGTTGTAACTTGTTTTTTCTGCAATTAAACAACCAAAAGCAGTGCACAATATATATGGAAAAAACACTGCATCATCTCCCAGAAGCAGAAAAAGTTATATTAGCCCATCATCTGCACTCTAGGTATATCAAAATTAAACTAGGCGAACCTGACACAGCCAAGAACCGAATTTTATCATGATAAACGACAATAACATGAGTAACAACCAGAATAATTAGTACAACGCCAGTAAAAATGGAAGACCACAGCTTGGGAATAGTAGATGTGAAGTTATCAAGAAATTACCTGAATGCTCCTATGTGTAGTGAGGGAAATAGACTAAACTGAAGCCTCATGACCTTAAAATATGCAAGCTTAGCATGTTCTTTTTCATTCCAAAAACAGTGACATCAATTGATTAACCTCAACTTAAAGATGGCCCCAAacaggaagaaataaaaagaaagctATCACACAAGAAGTTTGGCAACCGAACTGGTAAATAATACATATGAATCCTTATGAGATAACAACTATATAAACTCTGCCTGAGGAAACTATATAGTTGAAGAGATTCAGTACAGGGTATCAATTGTATAAGCATAAGATATATTTACCAATTGGCGAGCAGCCTAACCCTCCATGTTCTGAACTGAAGTGTGATGCAAACAACATCTACACAAAACCTGAAATACATTGTCAACAAATTTTAGTATCTTACAAAGCCTCCCCAGGATGAGATAGAGTTGACAGAGAAGAGTTTCATACCAATTGATAATTAGCGAGGGGGGCTTGCATACCTGAAAAGAGCATAGCAGAGCAAAAGTCCATACTACTGGAAAAAAAATCTCCATTTTCTGGTCGATATGAACCTGGCTACAAATCTCCACCGACGGCGGCTGCGCAAGGGATGAATTTCAGTGCTTTGGATAATTAGTGAAATTGCATTTTTTGAAGGAAGCTACAATTTTCATGTGCTACATGACTACATACAGAGGGATACCTGCTTGATTGCAGCTTTCAGGCTTGCCGACATCAATCCCAGGGAGAACTCTCTTTGCGCAACACACCTCAAGCTCATGTTTTTATTATCTCTGCTCATCCAAAGAAAATGAGAGCTATCTGAAACGAAAATTGAAATGAAACTGCTCCTGTTCTAGGGTACCACCGATCAGTATGCAAAGAAAAGATGCCCAAAAAAATGAAACTGCTCCTGTTCTATGGTTCCAGGACAATCCGTACGCAGAGAAAAGATCAACCATAGATTTCTGGAGAGGACTAACCGACCTTGAAGGCGATGATGTTGTTGGGGCCGCTCTCGTGTGGGAGAGTAAGGAGGAGGAGCTGCGCCTGCCCCCTCCCGCGAAGAAGAGGTTGGAGCCCCCTGCGGCTGCTTCTCCCCTACTTCAGATCGAGGTCGCGCTCGACAGATCGAGCTCCACCTGCCATGGCGACGAGGAGAATAAGGTTCGGAGGTCCCCGATGGACGGTGCCTCTATCCTCGCCGCTCATCCCTCCATTGCTGGCCTCCCCTACTGGCCGTCGAgctgcgggggaggggggagggggtgggggaggggcggaGCAGGAGGGGACGTTGGTGGGAGAGGGGCGGCGatgggaggagaaggaggagggcgacaaggagggggaggcgagtgggacgggaggcggcggccagggttTCTCCACGGGAGCGGTTGCGATTTATACCCCTGGACGTAAAAAGACCAAAATGGCCTCGGTGGGGCACAGAATTTACAGGCTGTGGCACGGCGATTTAAAGGCGACGTGTATGGCTTCATCCTGCCTAGCGGTTCTCCAGGGTTTATAGGTTAAATTGCAATCTTATAAATAGTGTTCCTTAGTTCAGTTGTTGCTCAATAGAACATCTCAAAATATCTTCGAAAGAGTTCAATCAATTCTTGCGAGTTAACCCGCCGACAATGATTTATGTTTATTTAATACTCTGGGTGCATATATGCAGAAAATAAATCGTATTGGTTGCAGGTTATGATGCTAATATTGGACAAGGAAGCACTGGTGCAGCTGCTGTAATCTGGAGGGGTCTATCATATTGCCCGTGTCTTCTCTCTCATGTTGTGACTCGAGGCTGAAGAAACCGAAATTATTGCCTGACTGAAGGACTAAAAGTACCGACTACAGTTGTAATCCATCCCATCATTCAGATTGTTTGGCTGTTGTTTCTACTTTGAAGAATGCAGTGCACAATAAATCTCGACTTCACAACAGTGATGTGGAAACAAGGGAATAAATTTGTGAAGATTGCCAGCATGACTCTTATCGATTTGGTAAATTTTAAAACCATATAACAAAAAAAAATCTCAAACATGTTGTGTCTGGTTTTTGTCGCTAGCTTTTAAACAGTAGAATAGATACTCTTGGTATAGATTGGCAAGTGTCTGAACTGAACCAGAAAAGAAAATATATTTTGTATATACTGATCAGTGGGTAAGTCATGCAGGTTGCTCTGGCAATTAAAAATCTAGCTAATGGTCCGGTTATTCTTGAGGGGCTTTGTTCATGCATTTTTGCTTGAAGAAACATGTCTGCTACTTTGGGATGGTGCTTTTGCTTGAAGAAACATGTCTGCTACTTTGGGATGGTGCTCCAATGGTACACCGACACCATTTTGAGGCCCTTGACAGAAAATTGAGAGATATACTTTCAATGAACGGCAGCAACAAAAATGCTCTTCCTTTTGATATTCTACAATAGAAAAAAACTTCTATGCTACATTGATTTGATCTCTCATACAAAAACAACAGCTGGACGAATCACAGCTAAACCGACGATGGGCAATTTCACGAGCACGGCAGGCCGCCGCGGCTTCGCACGGCTAGTACAGTTTAGACCGGCAATGGGTGTGTATTGCTATGATTCAAGTAAGTTGTGTTATTGTACAAGCAGTGTTTATGGATGAATATATAGTTCTACTATTATGTTGATTATGGTATTTGTGGCCTTGCTATGGAAAAAAATCAGCACATATAGAAACCACTAATGAAAGcttatttctttcatttttttcatcTCTTACACTTGTTCTCTATGGTGTGCATTCTCTTTATTCGGATACAACTTGCACAGACAGAATTCATGTTGCCATTCACTACAAGAAAAACTGCATACGCTGAGTGGTCGGTTGTATGTTGAGTGTTACTTCATGGGGTGCTCAGCATAAAACCCAATTTGCCGAGCAAAAACTAGAAACACTCAGCATAATATTACCgactttccttcctcttcttgtcgGTCAACTATTTCTTTCGCTCTACTGATAACATCGCACACGATGCACCACTCTGTCATAATGCACAAACACACTCCGTATCCCACTACTTCGGCAAATCATTGCCTTGGGTCCCACTTCTATAGCTACATGGTCATGCGCACAACTTCCACCACTCCAGCCGATCTCAGTCATGTTTCCCGTCGTCTTCGACACTCCCTTTACTTGTCTCGTGCCTCTATCTGCTCACCCACGGTTGTATCATCGATCGACCACTTTGCCGAGGCATATCACTTTGCATCACTCCTACTTGCACACATTGTATAGTTGCCGAGTTTTTCTTATCTCCAAGTACCATGCACTAGGACATCAATATGATCATAATGTTGCAGTATAGCTAGAAAGACAAAAGAAGAGCCAAAAACAACTTTCCGCTGATTGAGTTGTGCCACGTTACCGAAAAAGCTCAcgccccactttatatataaagcatgtTGTGGTACGTTCAAAATAAGATttcggcgaccatggccaaggttAAATCAATCTCGCTTGAAGTTGAACAAGAAAATTAACACTCATTTGGCTAACAACAAGGACCACAAACAACATTCCAATTTAAAGAACAAACTGACTTTTGTCCTGTTCTGAGGAGAAGCACGAATTGGCTTCTAGCCATTATACGTAATAAAAAAATGGTGCATGGGAGGGGGGTAGGGGGGATGTTACGAAAGTTGCAATCCACATGAAAATGACAGAGGCATGACAAAGCAAAATAAAAGAGATATGTTAGCTACTCATATATTATCGCCAACGGAAAAATAAATCCTATGTAGCAACCGGCACACAGTATTAGAACAACTCAATTACAAGCAAAAAATGGTTCTTATGTGTGCGAGTACCAATTGCCTTAACAAGTTGTACAACTTGAACCCGAAAGAAATATTCTTGAACTTAATCATTTTACACGTTTGTACCACTAGCACCTAGTTGGCTAGCTACTAGGTACGTGTGTCCCGACTAGTACGACCTGACCTCTTCTCGGCCAATGAAGATGATGCAGTTATTTTCGTGCCACCAGATCAAATGACGATCGAAGTTCCTCAACATGGGCAGAGGTAATCTCGATCAGAAGAAATAACAGGCCGCGGACGATTATATCTGACTACCTCAACGCGCGCACATGTGCTTCGTATTTGACCAGTGTAATTCGTTGAGATATATTTTTTCTATGAAACTTTCCAAGCTTAGTTATACCTCAGAGAAGCAATCGATCATGTGCAGGCAGTATAAATACACAACGTACGCATGGTGGCAGTCTATCTCATCGTTACAGATATATCTTCCTTGATTAGTTTTGTAAGCTCTTCATCAGCGATGGAGTACTCGACGAAGCTAGTGGTGCTGCTCGTAGCTCTCATGTTGGCCATGGCGGTCACGGCCCAAAACTCGGAGCAGGACTTCGTGGACGCCCACAACGCGGCGCGCGCCGACGTGGGCCTTGGGGAGGTGACATGGGACGCTACGGTGGCAGCCTTCGCGCAGGACTACGCGGATCAGCGCCGCGGCGACTGCCAGCTGATCCATACTCCTGATGGCCGGCCGTACGGGGAGAACCTCTACGGAGGCGGCGGGACCGAGTGGACGGCGACGGACGCCGTGAATTCGTGGGTGTCGGAGAAGCAGTACTACGACCACGACAGCAACACCTGCTCGGCGCCCGAGGGTGAGTCGTGCGGGCACTACACGCAGGTGGTGTGGCGCGACTCGACGGCCATCGGCTGCGCCCGCGTCGTCTGCGACAGCGGCGACGGTGTGTTCATCATCTGCAGCTACAACCCGCCAGGCAACTTCCCCGGGGTGAGCCCGTACTAGGCTAtatgcatcatgcatgcatgcgaGCGTGCATGTACGTACGGCGTATTGCATAAATAAAATGATTAAGCTCTGATAACCACAGTGTGATCAGATGTGATATATAATTAACCAGCCGGCCGGATTTGAGGCCATATATTGTTTTGACCGGCTGTATATATGTACCGTTATGATTCAGGTAATAAGTTGTGTTATTGTATAAGCAGTGTTTATGGATGAATATATGGTTCTACTATTATACTGTGCATGGTATATGTGCCTCCCTGTGAAAAAAACCCAGCAAACTTAGAAACCACTAATCAAAGTGTCTTTCTTCCGTTTTGTCATCTCGCACTTGTTCTCTATGTTGTGCATTTTTTTTCCGGATCCCAACTCGTAAAACGGAGTAGATCTCGAGAGGGCACACTAGGTCTTGTTCCTGAGACTCGCGCTCCCTCCTCCACGCCATAGGCCACTCCCGCCGTGACAGTCACCCAATCTGCCATTATGGCTCACCCATCCACTCCCAGGTTTCACTCTGGATCTAGCTCCGGTCGTGATCCCGTGCAAGCTCGCTCTCGACTAGCGGTCCATCGTAGGTTCCGGACTCGCTTGCGGCCCCGCCCGTGAATGCAGTAGATCTGACCTCGACGCCACGAATCCTGCCGCGGGGAGAGTCATCCAACGCCATGCATGCCTATGGTACTCCAGATCTGGTGTTGTGATTGAGCGGCAGTACCTAAATCCATCGTGGTCATCCCCTACGCTCTTGTCAACATTTCCTCTTCGGGCGAGGAGGAAGGATGGACGAAGAAATAATCTCGAAGGAACACACACAAGCAAGGAGCCATCGATTATTAGTGCACACGTAC comes from Triticum aestivum cultivar Chinese Spring chromosome 5B, IWGSC CS RefSeq v2.1, whole genome shotgun sequence and encodes:
- the LOC123117212 gene encoding pathogenesis-related protein PRB1-3-like — protein: MEYSTKLVVLLVALMLAMAVTAQNSEQDFVDAHNAARADVGLGEVTWDATVAAFAQDYADQRRGDCQLIHTPDGRPYGENLYGGGGTEWTATDAVNSWVSEKQYYDHDSNTCSAPEGESCGHYTQVVWRDSTAIGCARVVCDSGDGVFIICSYNPPGNFPGVSPY